In the Populus trichocarpa isolate Nisqually-1 chromosome 1, P.trichocarpa_v4.1, whole genome shotgun sequence genome, one interval contains:
- the LOC7485120 gene encoding oligopeptide transporter 1 yields MRNLPDDHEKHHFEIDKAADEEGNDNPIEEVRLTVPITDDPTQAVLTVRTWVLGLAACILLSFVNQFFQYRSNQLSIGSVTIQILVLPIGKFMAAKLPKKQVSIPFTKWSFSLNPGPFSMKEHVLITIFANCGAGGVYAVYIITITKAFYHKGLHPVAAMLLAQTTQLLGYGWAGMFRKILVDSPYMWWPATLVQVSLFRALHEKERRKKGERTRLQFFAIVFVASFAYYIVPGHFFPSLSALSFVCWIWKRSITAQQIGAGLNGLGIGSFGLDWATVASFLGTPLAYPFFAIANTMVGFILVMYVLVPIAYWSNFREAKRFPIFTSHTFDEDGQIFNITRVLNEKTFDLNLAEYENYSKLYLSIFFAFLYGLSFASLTATLTHVALFDGKNIIKMWKKTTTAVKDEFSDVHTRIMKKNYAVVPQWWFTVILVISLALSLLAVEGFDRQLQLPWWGLLLACFIALIFTLPVGVVQATTNMQIGLNVITELVIGYMYPGKPLANVAFKTYGYISMTQALSFLGDFKIGHYMKIPPKSMFIVQLVGTVVSSTVYFATAWWLLSSVENICNPDLLPDGSPWTCPGSDVFYNASIIWGVVGPLRMFTDKGVYPEQNWWFLVGFLAPVPMWFLERKFPEKKWIKLIHIPLILSATASMPTAKTVHYWSWASVGFIFNYIIYRRYKGWWAKHTYILSAALDAGVAFLGVILYFSLQSKDIYGPAWWGADNSDHCPLAKCPTAPGIKVKGCPVL; encoded by the exons ATGAGAAATTTGCCTGATGATCATGAGAAGCATCATTTCGAAATCGACAAAGCTGCAG ATGAAGAAGGGAACGATAATCCAATTGAGGAAGTCAGGCTCACAGTTCCAATCACCGATGACCCCACGCAGGCAGTCCTGACAGTTCGAACATGGGTTCTTGGGTTGGCAGCGTGCATCCTTCTTTCCTTTGTGAATCAATTCTTCCAGTATCGTTCTAATCAGCTATCTATCGGTTCAGTTACAATACAGATTCTTGTTCTCCCCATAGGAAAGTTCATGGCTGCAAAACTCCCAAAGAAACAAGTCTCGATCCCTTTTACAAAATGGTCATTTTCATTGAATCCAGGGCCTTTCAGCATGAAAGAACATGTATTGATCACCATATTTGCCAACTGTGGAGCCGGTGGTGTATATGCAGTGTACATTATTACAATTACGAAAGCCTTCTACCACAAAGGGCTTCATCCTGTCGCTGCTATGTTGCTAGCACAAACCACTCAG TTGCTTGGTTATGGATGGGCTGGCATGTTCAGAAAAATTCTCGTGGATTCGCCTTACATGTGGTGGCCTGCAACCCTTGTCCAAGTCTCTCTATTCAG GGCATTGCACGAgaaggaaaggagaaaaaagggaGAACGTACAAGGCTGCAATTCTTTGCCATTGTCTTCGTTGCAAGCTTTGCTTACTATATTGTTCCTGGCCACTTTTTCCCTTCACTATCAGCTCTCTCCTTTGTTTGCTGGATATGGAAGCGCTCGATCACCGCTCAACAGATCGGTGCAGGGTTAAATGGTCTTGGAATTGGCTCCTTTGGGCTTGACTGGGCGACTGTTGCCTCTTTCTTGGGAACTCCTCTAGCTTACCCTTTCTTTGCCATTGCCAATACTATGGTTGGTTTCATCTTGGTTATGTATGTCCTTGTCCCCATAGCATACTGGTCTAACTTTCGTGAAGCCAAGCGATTTCCCATATTTACCTCTCACACTTTTGATGAAGATGGTCAGATATTCAACATTACCCGTGTTCTTAATGAGAAAACATTCGACCTTAATCTAGCGGAATATGAGAATTATAGCAAACTCTATTTAAGTATCTTCTTCGCCTTCTTATATGGATTGAGTTTTGCATCTCTAACAGCTACCCTTACTCATGTTGCTCTTTTTGACGGAAA aaatatcataaaaatgtgGAAGAAGACGACAACTGCAGTGAAAGACGAGTTTAGTGATGTGCACACAAGAATTATGAAGAAGAACTATGCAGTAGTCCCTCAATGGTGGTTTACTGTTATCTTGGTTATATCACTGGCTCTTTCGCTTCTGGCTGTGGAAGGTTTTGACCGACAGCTTCAGCTTCCTTGGTGGGGACTTCTCCTAGCTTGTTTCATTGCTCTAATATTCACCTTACCCGTTGGAGTCGTTCAGGCGACAACAAACATG CAAATCGGCCTGAATGTGATCACAGAATTGGTTATTGGGTACATGTACCCAGGGAAGCCTCTTGCTAATGTGGCTTTCAAGACGTATGGCTACATTAGCATGACACAAGCACTCAGTTTTCTCGGTGACTTCAAAATAGGGCACTATATGAAGATCCCCCCCAAATCTATGTTCATTGTACAG CTAGTTGGAACAGTAGTTTCTTCCACTGTTTACTTTGCCACAGCATGGTGGCTTCTCTCATCTGTTGAAAACATCTGCAATCCAGACTTGCTTCCTGATGGGAGTCCTTGGACCTGTCCTGGAAGCGATGTCTTCTACAATGCTTCAATCATCTGGGGAGTAGTAGGACCTCTCAGAATGTTCACAGACAAGGGAGTCTACCCGGAGCAGAACTGGTGGTTCCTCGTTGGTTTCCTTGCCCCAGTTCCAATGTGGTTTCTCGAGCGCAAATTCCCTGAGAAAAAATGGATCAAGTTGATTCACATCCCCCTTATCCTTAGTGCCACAGCATCCATGCCAACAGCAAAAACTGTGCACTACTGGTCTTGGGCATCTGTTGGATTTATCTTCAACTACATTATTTACAGGAGGTACAAGGGATGGTGGGCTAAGCACACCTACATCTTATCAGCTGCTTTGGATGCTGGTGTTGCCTTCTTGGGAGTTATCCTTTATTTTAGCCTTCAATCCAAGGATATCTATGGCCCAGCTTGGTGGGGTGCTGACAATTCTGACCATTGTCCATTGGCGAAATGTCCTACAGCACCAGGGATCAAGGTCAAGGGATGCCCCGTTCTCTAA